The bacterium genomic sequence ACCATTGCTGAAGCGTCGCCCGCTGGCTCTTGCTGAGGTGAATCTCGGCTGCGACCCGCATCGTGCCCCTCTGGCCGTTCGCCGCGAGGGTAACGTGGATAGTCCAATAGTGCCCTTTATTTATGAATCATATCACTAGAGAGTAGCCAGGACTTCCAACGCCTCGCGCGCGTGTTGGGCGATGTCGAGTTCGGCCTCGATCACCTTGCGAACGATGCCCTCGCGATCGATGACCACCGTGGCGCGCTTGTTCGGCAACCAACCACCGGCCCGCGCGAGCCCGTAGGCCTTCGCGATCGCACCCTTCGGATCGCTGAGCAGCGGGTAGGGAAGCTCCAGGGTTTCGGCAAAGGACGCGTGCCGCTCCGCCGAATCGTTGCTGACGCCGACGACCTCGGCGCCGAGCGCAGTGAATTCCGGGTAGTGCCCGCGGAAATCACGCGCCTCGAGGGTTCAACCCGGGGTGTAGTCTTTCATGTAGAAGAACAACACCAGATGTCGACTCCCCTGGAAATCCTCCAGGGAGAGGCTCCCACCGGTCGAGGTGCGGCCCTCGAACGCAGGCGCTCGCGCTCCTTCGCTCACGGCAGCCATGGCTAGCTTGCCTCCCGTGTGCGCTCCCAGCGGTAGACCCGCATGGGGGGCACGTTGCGCAATTCGGTCTTGACGCGAGCGCGGCCAAAGACCCGGCGCCCGAGTTCGTGAACCTTGTCGCGAACCTGGTAGGCCACGAATCGGCCCCCGGGCACCAGGCTCGCGTGAACTTCGTTGACGATCGCGGCACCGAGGGCTTCGGGCATGGTCGAGAAGGGAATGCCGGAGATGACGACGTCTGCCGCCTCGAAGCCGTACTTGGCCAGGGCGCCGCGCACATCCGCAGCGCTGCCTTCGTGGACGATCAAACGCGGATCCGGCATGTGGCGCTTCAGCACCTTCACGAAATCCGGATTGATCTCGATCGCGATCAGGGTCGCTTCCTGCGGAAGCGCCTTCAGCAACGCGCGGGTGGAGCCACCGGTTCCGGGCCCGAGTTCTACGACGACGCGGGCGTCGGCGAGCTCCGCAGCTCCGACCACGCGCCGCTCGAGAAAGCGCGAACTCGGGATGACCGAGCCCACCTGCTTGGGGCGGTCGAGGAAGCCTCGGAAGAAATCGACAGGGCGGTCCTGACGAGCAGATTTCAATCGCTGCAGCACGGGGGGGCTCCTGGTCATTCGGCCGTGGCATCCTAGCAGCGCTCGCGGAGGCCGTCGGCGGGGGTGAATCCCAGCGCGTCGGCACCGCCCAGATGGGCTACGAAGGGGCACATGTCACCCGATCTCCTCTTCCTCCTCTGCAACAACGGCGTCCTGCCCGCCTGGCTGCTTCTCGTCTTCGCCCCGGGCTGGGCCTGGACGACCCGGTTGATCCACGCCGCATGGATCCCGGGCCTGCTCGCCATCGCCTACGGCTTCGCGATCAGCCAGGGCCTGGCCGAGGCGCCGGAAGGCGGCGGATTCGGGAGCCTCGCCGGCGTGATGGCCCTCTTCACGCAGCCATGGGCCGCCCTCGGCGGCTGGATCCACTACCTGGCATTCGATCTCTTCGTGGGAGCCTGGGAGGTGCGCGACGCCCGGCGACGTGGCATCGCTCACCTGTGGGTGGTTCCCTGCCTGGTCCTCACCCTGATGCTCGGGCCCCTGGGCCTGCTCGCCTACCTCGCCCTGCGCTTCGGACTCACCCGAGAACTCACGCTGGCCGAGTAGAAGCAGCAGGGGGGCGCCTCGAGGA encodes the following:
- a CDS encoding DUF4281 domain-containing protein; translation: MSPDLLFLLCNNGVLPAWLLLVFAPGWAWTTRLIHAAWIPGLLAIAYGFAISQGLAEAPEGGGFGSLAGVMALFTQPWAALGGWIHYLAFDLFVGAWEVRDARRRGIAHLWVVPCLVLTLMLGPLGLLAYLALRFGLTRELTLAE
- a CDS encoding redoxin domain-containing protein; translated protein: MAAVSEGARAPAFEGRTSTGGSLSLEDFQGSRHLVLFFYMKDYTPG
- a CDS encoding methyltransferase domain-containing protein gives rise to the protein MTRSPPVLQRLKSARQDRPVDFFRGFLDRPKQVGSVIPSSRFLERRVVGAAELADARVVVELGPGTGGSTRALLKALPQEATLIAIEINPDFVKVLKRHMPDPRLIVHEGSAADVRGALAKYGFEAADVVISGIPFSTMPEALGAAIVNEVHASLVPGGRFVAYQVRDKVHELGRRVFGRARVKTELRNVPPMRVYRWERTREAS